The Panicum virgatum strain AP13 chromosome 5K, P.virgatum_v5, whole genome shotgun sequence genome has a window encoding:
- the LOC120707213 gene encoding uncharacterized protein LOC120707213: MAAMPAAISPGCCSSSRLSQPAGLLPPSTSRHRFKVTAMAPKKKVNRYDENWSKQWFGAGIFAEGSEEVPVDVFRKLERRKVLSTVEKAGLLSRAEQLGVTLSSLERLGLLSKAEDLGLLSLVEAAAGASPSALASVSLPLLVAAVAVLVVVPDDSAALVAAQAVVAAVLAAGAAGLFVGSVVLAGLQESD; encoded by the exons ATGGCTGCGATGCCAGCAGCGATCTCCCCCGGCTGCTGCTCCTCGTCTCGGCTCTCCCAGCCTGCTGGCCTCCTGCCGCCCTCCACGAGCCGACATCGCTTCAAGGTCACGGCCATGGCGCCCAAGAAGAAG GTGAACCGGTACGACGAGAACTGGTCGAAGCAGTGGTTCGGCGCGGGCATCTTCGCGGAGGGCAGCGAGGAGGTGCCCGTGGACGTGTTCCGGAAGCTGGAGCGGCGCAAGGTGCTGAGCACGGTGGAGAAGGCCGGCCTGCTGTCCCGGGCCGAGCAGCTGGGCGTCACGCTCTCCTCGCTGGAGCGCCTCGGCCTGCTGTCCAAGGCCGAGGACCTGGGCCTGCTCAGCCTCGTCGAGGCCGCCGCGGGGGCGTCCCCCTCCGCGCTCGCCTCCGTCTCGCTGccgctcctcgtcgccgccgtcgccgtgctcGTCGTCGTgcccgacgactccgccgcgctcgtcgccgcgcaggccgtcgtcgccgcggtgctcgcggccggcgccgcggggCTGTTCGTGGGCTCCGTCGTGCTCGCCGGCCTGCAGGAGTCGGATTGA